TTACTTGACTTGCAAGAGATTCTAAAAAAAGAAGAAATTGTAAAGTTGCAGGAAATTACTGACTAGAGGTGGACAATAGTGTTTAATAATTCAATAAAACCCCTACAAAAAGATCTACTAAAAGAGCTTGGAAATATTGGTGCTGGTAATGCAGCTACAGCATTTTCAAAATTAATTTCTAACCGAGTGGAGTTAAATGTACCGGAAGTTGAGTTAGTTGGTTTTGAAAATGCAATTGAATTTGTAGGTGAAGATTCAGCAGTTGCTGCTATGTACTTTAGAGTAGAGGGAGCGTTGCCAGGAAATATGCTGTTGATGCTTCCCTTAGAAACTGTAGACTTTATCTTACAAAGTTTGGGCAATGATGAAACAGCTAGCTGGGAAGAATTAGATTCATACAGCCAATCAATGTTGATGGAGATTGGTAATATATTATGTGGTGCGTACATTTCTGCTATATCTGACTTTACTCAAAAGAAAATGATCCCTTCAGTGCCAGCTTTTGCAATTGATATGGCAGGTGCAATTATTAATATTCCTTTAGCACAGTTAGGTGACATGGGTGAAAAAGCTCTCCTTATTAAAACCACATTTAATAGGGATGGAATTGACTTTTCGGGAAACTTTTTATTCTTACCTGAACCTGATGCTTTAGATGAACTGTTGCGTCATTTTGGTGTTAAGCAATGAAAGAAGTTTTAAAAGTAGGAATGTCAGAAGTAAAAATTACTCATCCACCTACATT
This genomic interval from Proteinivorax tanatarense contains the following:
- a CDS encoding chemotaxis protein CheC, whose protein sequence is MFNNSIKPLQKDLLKELGNIGAGNAATAFSKLISNRVELNVPEVELVGFENAIEFVGEDSAVAAMYFRVEGALPGNMLLMLPLETVDFILQSLGNDETASWEELDSYSQSMLMEIGNILCGAYISAISDFTQKKMIPSVPAFAIDMAGAIINIPLAQLGDMGEKALLIKTTFNRDGIDFSGNFLFLPEPDALDELLRHFGVKQ